One genomic segment of Procambarus clarkii isolate CNS0578487 chromosome 34, FALCON_Pclarkii_2.0, whole genome shotgun sequence includes these proteins:
- the LOC138370979 gene encoding Kruppel-like factor 18 has product MAKEKYSLGGQMRSTRYVGNREELAMWATVMYWLYGQQRNTRSVSNREVLAMLATEKYSLYGHQSSTHYMDNREVSAMWAREKSRLCGQQRSTGYVGNRERITRYVSNREVLAMWATENNSLCGQQRSTRYVGNREELAMWATDNYSLCGQQRRTSYRSTYYVCNREVLAMWATEKYWLRGQLRSTAYVGNREVLTMFATEKYWLCGQQRSTGYVGNLEVLQKYSLYGQQRSIGYVGKREVPAMWSTEKYWLISNREVIGYEANEEVPAMWGNRDVLAMWTTENYWIFRQQRSTHFVDNREILAMSANEQYSLCGQQRRTGNVGHSELLALWATEKYWLFVQQRNTRTVGNRESSTHYMDHREVSAIWAREKFRLCGQQRSTGYVGNREVLTLWATEKYWLCGHQTCTGYVGKRSAYMWATEKYWLYGQQRIARYVSNREVPAMWATEKY; this is encoded by the exons ATGGCAAAAGAGAAGTACTCACTTGGTGGGCAAATGAGAAGTACTcgttatgtgggcaacagagaagaactggctatgtgggcaacagtgaTGTACTGGCTATATGGACAACAGAGAAATACTCGCTCTGtgagcaacagagaagtactggctatgttggcaacagagaagtactcgctatatgGACACCAGAGCAGTACTCACtatatggacaacagagaagtatcggctatgtgggcaagagagaagtcccggctatgtgggcaacagagaagtactggctatgtgggcaacagagaa agaattacTCGCTATGtgagcaacagagaagtactagctatgtgggcaacagagaataactcgctatgtggacaacagagaagtactcgctatgtgggcaacagagaagaactagctatgtgggcaacagataattactcgctatgtgggcaacagagaagaactAGCTAT agaagtacttacTATGtttgcaacagagaagtactggctatgtgggcaacagagaagtactggctacgtGGGCAACTTAGAAGTACTGCGTATGTGGGGAACAGAGAAGTACTTACTATGtttgcaacagagaagtactggctatgtgggcaacagagaagtactggctacgtGGGCAACTTAGAAGTACTGC agaagtactcactatatggacaacagagaagtatcggctatgtgggcaagagagaagtcccggctatgtggtcaacagagaagtactggctaattAGCAATAGAGAAGTTATAGGCTATGAGGCCAACGAAGAAGTCCCAGCTATGTGGGGCAACAGAGatgtactggctatgtggacaaCAGAGAACTACTGGATATttaggcaacagagaagtactcatttTGTGGACAACAGAGAAATACTGGCTATGTCGGCAAATGAgcagtactcgctatgtgggcaacagagaagaactGGCAATGTGGGCCACTCAGAATTATTGGCTctctgggcaacagagaagtactggctatttgtgcaacagagaaatactcgcacagtgggcaacagagaa agcagtactcactatatggaccacagagaagtatcggctatTTGGGCAAGAGAGAAGttccggctatgtgggcaacagagaagtactggctatgtgggcaacagagaagtactcactttgtgggcaacagagaagtactggctatgtggccaTCAGAcatgtactggctatgtgggcaagagaAGTGCttatatgtgggcaacagagaagtactggctttaTGGGCAACAGAGAATTGCTCGCTATGTGAGCAACAGAGAAGTAccagctatgtgggcaacagagaagtactag